The Ignavibacteriales bacterium nucleotide sequence TCTGGTAATCTTTCGTTCGGTCCAAATGAATATAGTATGATTGAAATTAGTGTTACTAATAAAAGTCCTGAGCTAAGTGCTGCAATTGCAAATTATTTTACAGATATCCTTGATAGTATTAATATTTTCATTAATATAGAGCAAGCTAAAAATAACCGGAAATTTGTAGAACAAAGATATTTTAAAAATCTAATTGATATAAGAAATGCAGAAGATTCAATGTATCGTTTTCAAAAAAAGTATGGAATATTTGCTGTACCAGAGCAATTGGAAGTTGCTGTTAAAGCAGCTGGTGAAATTGAAGCCCAGCTTACTTCAAAGGAAATGGAACAGTATTTTATGAAACAATTGTATGGTGAAAAATCCCCGCAAAGTTTAGGGATGCAAACACAAATTGATATGCTAAAAACCAAAGTTTTGGAATTAAAGAATGGCGATAAATTATCTTCAGTATCAAATGTTTTATTTCCCTTTAAAGGAATACCAAACATAACAATGCAATATCTTAGGCATTTTAGGGAAGTAGAAATACAAAGTAAAATTTTAGAAGTCATTCTTCCATTATATGAACAAGCTAAAGTTGAAGAACAGAAAAGTGTTCCTACCATTATTCGACTTGATAAAGCTGTTCCACCTCAATTGAAAGACTCACCGAAAAAGGGATTTATTATAATTTCAATTTCTTTTTTAGGATTATTCTTTTTTGCTTTAGTTGTATTTAAAGGAGAATCGTCAATTACCCGGAAAGAGTTTAGGAATCCTCTTCAGGAAAAAGAAACAAAAATATATCTACGACTTGTAAAAATTTACAGGTTAAAGATTTAATCTATTAAATGACTATTATATTTCTTACAACAATTTCATTTCTTACTATATTAATTAGTAAAATTATTTTTCAAAAGTGGTTCAACCACATCGCACTTTATACAGGTGCCTGGTATTTAATGTTATTGTTATATGAATTGCGAATGATGAGATATATTGATTTGAGTGCGACGACTTGGATCGCAATAATTGGAGCTTTTTTATCATTTATTTTTGGCTCTGTTATGGTTGTTGCAGCGCGGAACGTCTTTATAAAGGATGATAATGTTTTTCAGGAGACTAAAGATTTAGGAATATTTGCAGATGATGGAAGAATAATAAGGATTGCTATTCTTATCTCTTCAATTATTGGTATTCTATCTGCTATCCAGCATTGGATGGTATTGATTAAGAAATTTGGAAGCATAGCATCTGCGATCATACAAGCAAATTTAGTGTATAGATTGAGAACATCGGGTGAGTTAGAAGGAGTGATTCCCTATGTATATATTATAGCTTATGTTGGTGTTTTTTTAAGTGGAATTTATATTGCTTATAAAAACAAAGTGACAATACTTTCTGCATTACCTTTTATTGCTGTTATAATGAAAGAAATTGGTAATGCTAGCAGAGCGGGAATGTTGATTTCAATTTTCCTTTTTGTTTCATCGTACTTTTTAACAAAACATTTAATTGTTGCTAATAAAAATGTTAAAATTAAAAAGAATAAAACTAGATTAGTTATTTCTGTTGCAGTTTTGATAAGCTTATTTATATTGGCAGCAGGATTAGTAAGAACTTCTAGAGGTGCTATAGAAAATTACTCTGCTGCGTCAAGATCTCTTAGTCAGTATAAAGGTGGATTTTTTATAACACCGTCATTGTATTTATATTTCAGTAGTCATGTTGGAGTACTTAGTCAATATTTGGAAAAGGATTTCTACTATACTGCTATGTTTGGAGAAACTACTTTTCAGCCAATATATAATTTTCTGTCTAAATTCGAAATTGTAAAACATCCTTTGTTCTATGAAAAAGGTTACTTTATGCCGATGTGGAGTAATACAGCTACATATATTAGACCTCTACATGCAGATTTTGGTATAGTGGGGATTTATATAGTGCCCTTTATATTAGGATTTTCAGCTTCATTTTATTGGTTTAAATTTTTTGAGAAAAGAAAAACCATTTACCTTGTAATTTTATCTTACCTCTATGTAGTTATAATGTTTTCATTCCTTACTATGATTACAAGATCTGCAACCTGGTTAGTTAGTTTTGTACTACTTCTTTTAGTTATACCATTTATGGAAAAACGGGCTATCGCTAGTTCCAAAATGAATCTTCAAAAGAATATCTAATTATCTACCTGTTGATTTAGTTAATGTTGATTATGGAAATGATTTATTGAAAAAGTTTGTTAAAAATTGGTCGATACTTACCTTATCTAATTTTCTTTACCAGGGATTTCTATTCTTCTCATTTGTACGAATTGCCAGAGGACTAAAACCAGAACTTTATGGCAAATTTACAATAATTATTACCGCGGTTGCTATTGCTCAGGTTTTTACTTCTCTTGGATTACAAAAAATTGTTATCCGTGAGATTGCGAGAGAAAATTCTATAATTTCATACATTGCAAAAATTTCAATTAAACCGATACTAATTGCAACTTGTATTAGCGCTGTCATTCTTTCCATCTACTTATTCCAATTTGAAAAAATCAATGATTTAATATTACTTTCACTCAGTTTAGTTTTACTTCTTGCCTTAACAATCTGGAACTATGCTGAACCTATTGCATTTGGAATTCAGCAGATGAATATTTCTGCATATCTGAATGTAATCAGTTCTCTCGTATTTGTAATAGTGTTATTTATTATACCCACCAACTCTTATACTATAATTATTGTTACCATTGTTTATGTTTTAATTTTTTTTCTGAGAGCACTTATTTATTTATTTGTTGAATGGAAGAAAAACTATTTTTCAGTAAAGAATCAATCAGTGGAAGTAATTGACTTGAAAACTTTGCTTAACCAAA carries:
- a CDS encoding Wzz/FepE/Etk N-terminal domain-containing protein yields the protein MEKEFDNKKSAKISDYLYILFKWKKFLIINMFIVIIAATIYAFLIQQEYKATAVVMIPQESSMGLGGLTGLLSNKSTANIGSKLLGVSRTDEDVLLGILNSRTSLTNAIKKFNLMKYYEIDDKNMDKALKAFSGNLSFGPNEYSMIEISVTNKSPELSAAIANYFTDILDSINIFINIEQAKNNRKFVEQRYFKNLIDIRNAEDSMYRFQKKYGIFAVPEQLEVAVKAAGEIEAQLTSKEMEQYFMKQLYGEKSPQSLGMQTQIDMLKTKVLELKNGDKLSSVSNVLFPFKGIPNITMQYLRHFREVEIQSKILEVILPLYEQAKVEEQKSVPTIIRLDKAVPPQLKDSPKKGFIIISISFLGLFFFALVVFKGESSITRKEFRNPLQEKETKIYLRLVKIYRLKI
- a CDS encoding O-antigen ligase, yielding MTIIFLTTISFLTILISKIIFQKWFNHIALYTGAWYLMLLLYELRMMRYIDLSATTWIAIIGAFLSFIFGSVMVVAARNVFIKDDNVFQETKDLGIFADDGRIIRIAILISSIIGILSAIQHWMVLIKKFGSIASAIIQANLVYRLRTSGELEGVIPYVYIIAYVGVFLSGIYIAYKNKVTILSALPFIAVIMKEIGNASRAGMLISIFLFVSSYFLTKHLIVANKNVKIKKNKTRLVISVAVLISLFILAAGLVRTSRGAIENYSAASRSLSQYKGGFFITPSLYLYFSSHVGVLSQYLEKDFYYTAMFGETTFQPIYNFLSKFEIVKHPLFYEKGYFMPMWSNTATYIRPLHADFGIVGIYIVPFILGFSASFYWFKFFEKRKTIYLVILSYLYVVIMFSFLTMITRSATWLVSFVLLLLVIPFMEKRAIASSKMNLQKNI